The following coding sequences are from one Lujinxingia litoralis window:
- a CDS encoding SpoVR family protein, whose amino-acid sequence MKALSPQIQEIIAHIKEVAEDFGLDFFETIFEPVDYKQMNEIASYGGFPTRYPHWRFGMEYEQLSKSYEYGLSKIYEMVINNDPSYAYLLEGNNLVDQKTVIAHVYAHVDFFKNNYYFSKTNRRMVDEMANHGARIRRYADRQGIEAVENFIDTCLSIDNLIDYYSPFIERRGEEMNPEEMRQREVPKFQAKDYMDEFINPQSFIEEQKKRMAQEAEEARHFPRRPERDVMLFLLEHAPLEGWEADILSIMREEAYYFAPQGQTKIMNEGWASYWHSKILTTRVLNDSEIIDFADINSRVMSSAPGQLNPYKLGVALFRDIEDRWNKGKFGKEWEEVDDLERRDSWDKELGLGRDQIFRVRKLYNDVTFIDEFLTEEFASQSQMFTYGYNRKSGHWEIESREFEEIKRRLLDSLTNFGQPFIYVRDGNFRNRRELLLHHKFEGTELRADYAHEVLESIYRIWKRPVSLETMREEKGLLMSYDGTEHKEQSIPYETIGV is encoded by the coding sequence ATGAAGGCATTATCGCCACAGATTCAAGAGATCATCGCGCATATCAAAGAGGTGGCCGAGGACTTCGGACTGGACTTCTTTGAGACGATCTTTGAGCCGGTCGACTATAAGCAGATGAACGAGATCGCCTCGTACGGCGGTTTTCCCACGCGCTATCCGCACTGGCGTTTTGGGATGGAGTACGAGCAGCTCTCCAAGAGCTATGAGTACGGGCTCTCGAAGATCTACGAGATGGTCATCAACAATGACCCTTCTTATGCTTATCTGTTGGAGGGGAATAATCTGGTCGATCAGAAGACGGTGATCGCCCACGTGTATGCACACGTCGATTTCTTTAAGAACAACTATTACTTCTCAAAAACCAACCGGCGGATGGTCGATGAGATGGCTAACCACGGCGCGCGGATCCGGCGCTACGCGGACCGGCAGGGTATTGAGGCGGTGGAGAACTTCATCGATACGTGCCTCTCGATCGATAACCTGATCGATTATTACAGCCCTTTCATTGAGCGGCGTGGCGAGGAGATGAATCCCGAGGAGATGCGCCAGCGGGAGGTGCCGAAGTTTCAGGCCAAGGACTACATGGATGAGTTCATCAATCCGCAGTCCTTCATCGAAGAGCAGAAGAAGCGCATGGCTCAGGAGGCCGAAGAGGCCCGCCACTTCCCCAGGCGGCCGGAGCGCGATGTGATGCTCTTTTTGCTTGAGCATGCGCCGCTGGAGGGGTGGGAGGCCGACATTCTGTCGATCATGCGCGAGGAGGCGTATTACTTCGCTCCGCAGGGGCAGACGAAAATCATGAACGAGGGGTGGGCGTCGTACTGGCACTCCAAGATTCTGACCACCCGGGTGCTGAACGACTCCGAAATCATCGACTTTGCCGACATTAACAGCCGGGTGATGTCGAGCGCGCCGGGGCAGCTCAACCCTTATAAGCTGGGGGTGGCGCTCTTTCGGGACATTGAGGATCGGTGGAACAAGGGCAAGTTCGGCAAAGAGTGGGAGGAGGTCGACGATCTGGAGCGACGCGATTCCTGGGATAAGGAGCTGGGGTTGGGGCGCGATCAGATCTTTCGGGTGCGCAAGCTCTACAACGATGTGACCTTCATCGATGAGTTTTTGACCGAGGAGTTCGCCTCCCAGAGCCAGATGTTCACCTACGGGTACAATCGAAAAAGTGGGCACTGGGAGATCGAGAGTCGCGAGTTTGAGGAGATCAAGAGACGTCTGCTCGACTCCCTGACCAACTTCGGCCAGCCCTTTATCTACGTGCGCGATGGAAATTTTCGGAATCGGCGCGAGTTGCTCCTGCATCACAAGTTTGAGGGCACCGAGCTTCGCGCGGACTACGCGCATGAGGTGTTGGAGTCGATCTATCGCATCTGGAAGCGCCCGGTGAGTCTGGAGACGATGCGCGAGGAGAAGGGGTTGTTGATGTCTTATGATGGTACCGAGCATAAGGAGCAGAGCATCCCTTACGAGACGATCGGCGTGTGA
- a CDS encoding PrkA family serine protein kinase, translated as MSAKESLLHKIGRHHDIDEYRDLHWEGSFEAYLDLVREDTRITRNAYQRIFDMVMSYGTEEYIDNKKKIVRYNFFKDEISGGADAIYGLDIPLMRLVNVFKAAANEYGTEKRIILLHGPVGSSKSTIARLLKKGMEEYTRTEDGRLYTFSWVMPEELQHLTGGQEVLHDPMNEEPLKLIPQEWRRGALEELGVENVESIRVRGDLNPASRFIFKELMRHYGGDWTRVMEHVRVRRMLFSEKDRVGIGTFQPKDEKNQDSTELTGDINYRKIAIYGSDSDPRAFNFDGEFCVANRGIIEFVEILKLDVAFLYDLLGATQERKIKPKKFAQTDIDEVIIGHTNEPEYRKLLGNEYMEALRDRTVKIDIPYITKYQEEIRIYKKDFNNEKVKGKHIAPHTIEMAAMWAVLTRLEDPKKHDLTLLQKLKLYDGKSLTGYTQDNVKELRKETVREGLTGVSPRYIQDKLSNALVSDKTESSINPFLVLNELEGGLKNHSLISSEDERGRYREMLAVVKQEYEDIVKNEVQRAISADEEAISKLCANYIDNVKAYTQKEKVRNKYTGQYEEPDERLMRSIEEKIDIPDSRKDDFRREIMNYIGALAIDGKQFTYQTNERLRKALELKLFEDQKDSIKLASVVSNVVDRDTQEKIDIVKQRLIRDYGYNEESATDVLNFVASIFARGDSKQQS; from the coding sequence ATGAGCGCTAAAGAGAGCCTGCTGCATAAAATTGGTCGTCACCATGACATTGACGAGTACCGTGATCTGCACTGGGAGGGGAGCTTCGAGGCGTATCTCGATCTGGTGCGCGAGGATACGCGGATAACGCGCAACGCCTACCAGCGCATCTTTGATATGGTGATGTCGTACGGGACCGAGGAGTACATCGACAATAAGAAGAAGATCGTACGCTATAACTTCTTCAAGGATGAAATCAGCGGTGGGGCCGACGCGATCTACGGGCTTGATATTCCGCTGATGCGCCTGGTCAATGTCTTTAAAGCGGCGGCCAATGAGTACGGCACCGAGAAACGCATCATCTTGCTTCACGGTCCGGTGGGAAGCTCCAAGTCGACCATTGCTCGCCTGCTGAAGAAGGGGATGGAGGAGTACACCCGCACTGAAGACGGGCGACTCTACACCTTTAGTTGGGTGATGCCGGAGGAGCTCCAGCACCTCACGGGCGGACAGGAGGTACTCCATGATCCGATGAATGAGGAGCCGCTCAAGCTCATTCCCCAGGAGTGGCGTCGCGGGGCGCTGGAGGAATTGGGGGTGGAGAACGTCGAGTCGATCCGGGTGCGCGGGGATCTGAATCCGGCCAGCCGCTTCATCTTCAAGGAGCTGATGCGGCACTACGGCGGCGACTGGACCCGGGTGATGGAGCATGTGCGGGTGAGGCGGATGCTCTTCAGCGAAAAAGATCGCGTGGGCATCGGGACCTTCCAGCCCAAAGACGAAAAGAACCAGGATTCGACGGAGCTCACCGGCGACATTAACTATCGCAAGATCGCCATTTATGGCTCCGACAGCGACCCGCGGGCGTTCAACTTCGATGGTGAGTTCTGCGTGGCCAACCGCGGCATCATCGAGTTTGTGGAGATCCTGAAGCTGGATGTGGCCTTCCTCTACGATCTGCTGGGAGCGACGCAAGAGCGCAAGATCAAGCCCAAGAAATTCGCGCAGACCGATATCGACGAGGTGATCATCGGTCACACCAACGAGCCGGAGTACCGCAAGCTCCTGGGCAACGAATACATGGAGGCGTTGCGCGACCGCACGGTCAAGATCGATATCCCCTACATCACCAAGTATCAGGAAGAGATTCGCATCTACAAAAAGGACTTCAACAACGAGAAGGTCAAAGGCAAACACATCGCTCCGCATACGATTGAGATGGCGGCGATGTGGGCGGTGCTCACGCGTCTGGAAGACCCGAAGAAGCACGACCTGACCCTGTTGCAGAAGTTGAAACTTTACGACGGGAAGTCGCTCACCGGGTACACCCAGGACAACGTCAAGGAGCTGCGTAAGGAGACGGTGCGAGAGGGGCTCACCGGGGTGAGTCCGCGCTACATTCAGGACAAGCTCTCCAATGCGCTGGTCAGCGATAAGACCGAGAGCAGCATTAACCCCTTCCTGGTGTTGAATGAGCTGGAGGGAGGTTTGAAGAACCACAGCCTGATCAGTTCTGAAGATGAGCGAGGGCGCTACCGGGAGATGCTGGCGGTGGTGAAGCAGGAGTACGAGGACATCGTTAAAAACGAAGTCCAACGGGCGATTTCGGCCGACGAAGAGGCGATTTCCAAGCTTTGCGCCAACTACATCGACAACGTCAAAGCTTACACTCAGAAGGAGAAGGTGCGGAATAAGTACACCGGTCAGTACGAGGAGCCCGATGAGCGTTTGATGCGGTCGATCGAGGAGAAGATCGATATCCCTGATAGCCGCAAAGACGACTTCCGCCGCGAGATCATGAACTACATCGGGGCGTTGGCCATTGATGGGAAGCAGTTCACCTATCAGACCAACGAGCGCCTGCGGAAGGCATTGGAACTCAAACTCTTCGAGGATCAGAAGGACTCGATCAAGCTGGCGAGTGTGGTCTCCAACGTGGTGGATCGCGATACCCAGGAGAAGATCGATATCGTCAAACAGCGTCTGATTCGCGACTACGGCTACAACGAGGAGTCGGCCACGGATGTGCTTAACTTTGTGGCAAGCATCTTTGCGCGTGGGGACTCCAAGCAGCAGTCGTGA
- a CDS encoding quinone-dependent dihydroorotate dehydrogenase, with amino-acid sequence MSARKGSRVYRAVRGVLFGLDAEQAHYLVMGAWSRLMRPAPIRELAQRALRVDDPRLGQKLWGVHFANPVGLAAGFDKDARWVNALGALGFGHVEVGTVTALAQAGNPRPRLFRLTEDEALLNRMGFNNGGSQAVARRLEELRVEPVLGINIGKSKVTPLDRAREDYATTLRELHRFADYLVVNVSSPNTPGLRSLQEKAPLRELLGSLQALNASLSEGTRRTPLLVKMAPDLGEGAIDDVLEVVAEVGIDGVVATNTTISRQGLRAPGVEELGAGGVSGRPLARRSREVIGYIYRRTRGEVPIVGVGGIFDAEDALEALEAGASLVQVWTGFVYEGPLMVRRMQLELLELLERRGYASVSEAVGASHRR; translated from the coding sequence GTGAGCGCGCGCAAAGGCAGTCGCGTGTATCGGGCGGTGCGAGGGGTGTTGTTCGGCCTGGATGCCGAGCAGGCTCATTATCTGGTGATGGGGGCGTGGTCGAGGTTGATGCGCCCGGCTCCGATTCGAGAGCTGGCGCAGCGCGCGTTGCGCGTGGATGACCCGCGTCTGGGGCAGAAGCTCTGGGGCGTGCATTTTGCAAACCCGGTGGGGCTGGCCGCGGGGTTTGATAAGGATGCGCGCTGGGTCAATGCCCTGGGGGCGCTGGGGTTCGGGCATGTCGAGGTGGGGACGGTGACCGCGCTGGCGCAGGCCGGAAATCCCCGGCCGCGGCTTTTTCGGTTAACGGAGGACGAGGCGCTCCTCAACCGGATGGGGTTTAATAATGGGGGCAGTCAGGCTGTGGCGCGGCGTCTGGAGGAGCTGCGGGTGGAGCCGGTGCTGGGCATCAATATCGGGAAGTCGAAGGTGACACCGCTGGATCGGGCTCGGGAGGATTACGCCACCACCCTGCGCGAGCTGCATCGATTTGCAGACTATCTGGTGGTCAACGTGAGCTCGCCCAATACGCCGGGGCTGCGCTCGTTGCAGGAAAAGGCACCCTTGAGGGAGCTGCTGGGGAGTCTGCAGGCGCTCAATGCGTCGTTGAGCGAGGGCACTCGTCGTACACCCCTGCTGGTGAAGATGGCGCCGGACCTGGGAGAGGGGGCGATCGATGATGTGCTCGAGGTGGTGGCGGAAGTGGGTATCGACGGGGTGGTGGCGACCAACACCACGATTTCGCGGCAGGGCTTGCGTGCCCCCGGGGTGGAGGAGCTGGGCGCCGGCGGGGTGTCGGGACGCCCGTTGGCCCGACGCAGCCGCGAGGTGATCGGGTACATCTATCGGCGCACTCGGGGGGAGGTGCCGATTGTGGGCGTGGGCGGGATTTTTGACGCCGAAGACGCGCTGGAGGCGCTGGAGGCCGGAGCCTCGTTGGTCCAGGTATGGACGGGCTTTGTGTACGAAGGGCCCCTGATGGTCCGGCGGATGCAACTGGAATTGTTGGAGTTGCTGGAGCGTCGGGGCTACGCGAGTGTGTCCGAGGCCGTGGGCGCGTCGCATCGAAGGTAA
- a CDS encoding UTP--glucose-1-phosphate uridylyltransferase: protein MVSSVMESLRDEERALLQAHGFDEAMFARLRARLRSGAWQESDNQVRGQVERPAPDDVEVLPAPGSVRERELHERGMAALRAGEVGALVLNGGMATRFGGVVKGCVEVLEGCSFLGMKMGDARAWGRCPVLLMNSFATDMPTRAHLEAHDYFGMDPEQVLPFTQNVSVRLTPEGEVFRGRAAGSTLYAPGHGDVVEALGRGALQAFRARGGRYLLMSNVDNVLADLDPVIVGAHVEAAEERGVEMSVEVVQKLAGDQGGMPARVDGALQILEAFRFPKRFDVSTIPVFNTNSFMFSAAALERGFELTWFMVHKRVDGASVVQFERLAGELSAYLKTRFVEVPRSGVRSRFLPIKRREDLREHRAFLADVLAERAAE from the coding sequence ATGGTTTCGAGCGTGATGGAATCGCTGAGGGACGAGGAGCGCGCGTTGTTGCAAGCTCATGGTTTTGATGAGGCGATGTTCGCGCGACTGCGCGCTCGGCTGAGGTCGGGGGCCTGGCAGGAATCCGATAATCAGGTACGGGGACAGGTGGAGAGGCCGGCGCCTGACGATGTGGAGGTCTTGCCGGCGCCCGGGAGTGTGCGGGAGCGGGAGCTTCACGAGCGGGGCATGGCCGCGTTGCGGGCAGGCGAGGTCGGAGCGCTGGTGCTGAACGGAGGCATGGCCACGCGCTTTGGTGGGGTTGTGAAGGGGTGTGTGGAGGTGCTGGAGGGGTGCTCGTTTCTGGGGATGAAAATGGGCGACGCGCGGGCCTGGGGGCGCTGTCCGGTGCTTTTGATGAACAGTTTTGCGACGGACATGCCGACGCGCGCGCATCTGGAGGCCCATGATTACTTCGGGATGGATCCGGAACAGGTGCTTCCCTTTACGCAGAACGTAAGCGTGAGGTTGACGCCTGAGGGGGAGGTGTTTCGGGGGCGCGCGGCCGGGAGTACGCTTTATGCGCCCGGGCATGGCGATGTGGTGGAGGCCCTGGGGCGCGGGGCGCTCCAGGCGTTTCGGGCGCGCGGCGGACGCTATCTGCTGATGTCGAACGTCGATAATGTGCTCGCCGATCTGGACCCGGTGATTGTGGGGGCGCATGTGGAGGCGGCCGAGGAACGCGGGGTGGAGATGAGCGTGGAGGTCGTGCAGAAGCTTGCGGGCGATCAGGGCGGGATGCCGGCCCGGGTCGATGGGGCGTTGCAGATCCTGGAGGCGTTTCGCTTTCCGAAGCGCTTTGATGTGAGCACGATCCCGGTCTTTAATACCAACTCATTTATGTTCAGTGCGGCGGCGCTGGAGCGTGGGTTTGAGCTGACCTGGTTCATGGTGCACAAGCGGGTCGACGGCGCTTCGGTGGTGCAGTTTGAGCGGCTGGCCGGGGAACTCTCGGCGTATCTGAAGACCCGTTTTGTGGAGGTGCCTCGTAGCGGCGTGCGCTCGCGTTTTTTGCCGATTAAACGACGGGAGGACCTGCGGGAGCATCGGGCTTTTCTGGCCGATGTGCTCGCGGAGCGAGCCGCAGAATGA
- the mce gene encoding methylmalonyl-CoA epimerase, with translation MLEKIDHIGIAVRSVEASSVLYRDVLGLAYEGTEVVESQGVKVAFFRLGEAKIELLEPLHEESPIARFLEKKGEGIHHIALGCDDIEAWRARMEEAGVRLLSEEPIDGAHGKLITFMHPADTGRVLLELTQRRQQP, from the coding sequence ATGTTGGAGAAGATCGATCATATTGGCATTGCTGTGCGCTCGGTGGAGGCCAGTTCAGTTCTATATCGCGATGTGCTGGGCCTGGCCTATGAGGGGACCGAAGTGGTGGAGAGTCAGGGCGTGAAGGTCGCTTTCTTCAGGCTCGGAGAGGCCAAAATCGAGCTTCTGGAGCCCCTCCATGAGGAGAGCCCCATCGCGCGTTTTCTGGAGAAGAAGGGGGAGGGAATTCACCATATTGCGCTGGGGTGTGATGATATTGAGGCCTGGCGCGCGCGCATGGAGGAGGCCGGTGTGCGCCTGCTCAGCGAGGAGCCGATCGATGGCGCCCACGGCAAGCTCATCACCTTTATGCATCCGGCCGATACCGGGCGCGTGTTGCTGGAGTTGACCCAGCGCCGCCAGCAGCCGTGA
- a CDS encoding endonuclease III domain-containing protein, whose translation MYTIPDFATLRRTLDRLYTRYSPPRQGESDDILGTLVRTILSQQTTREATDQAFGQLLEHFEADFHRIAHAPSHIVEDRIRRAGLASQKARRIQALLRQIHQERGQYTLEHLHQMEPDQARAYLLKFKGVGPKTAAFTLMAAARMPLFPMDTHIFRIFERLRWLDPALGDDAAHQTMQALIPPADRLPAHMALVAHGRTTCRARNPRCDECPLTEDCPFGQQLLTEG comes from the coding sequence ATGTACACCATCCCTGACTTCGCCACCCTGCGGCGTACACTTGATCGTCTCTACACTCGCTACAGCCCACCACGACAGGGCGAGTCCGATGACATTCTGGGCACCCTGGTGCGTACGATCTTAAGTCAGCAGACCACCCGAGAGGCCACGGATCAGGCCTTCGGCCAGCTCCTGGAGCACTTCGAGGCCGACTTCCACCGCATCGCTCACGCCCCCTCCCACATCGTTGAAGATCGTATCCGCCGGGCCGGTCTGGCCTCCCAGAAGGCTCGCCGCATCCAGGCTTTGCTGCGCCAGATTCATCAAGAACGCGGGCAGTACACCCTGGAGCATCTGCACCAGATGGAGCCCGACCAGGCGCGTGCCTACCTTTTGAAATTCAAGGGCGTCGGCCCCAAAACTGCCGCCTTCACGCTGATGGCCGCTGCACGCATGCCCCTCTTCCCCATGGATACCCACATCTTCCGGATCTTCGAACGCCTGCGCTGGCTGGATCCCGCCCTTGGCGACGACGCGGCTCACCAGACCATGCAGGCGCTCATCCCCCCCGCCGATCGCCTGCCGGCACATATGGCACTGGTAGCCCATGGCCGTACCACCTGCCGGGCTCGAAACCCGCGCTGCGACGAGTGCCCCCTGACGGAAGATTGCCCCTTCGGCCAGCAGCTCCTGACCGAAGGCTAA
- a CDS encoding FHA domain-containing protein: MRRLHISIQTSDGKRARQAIADHFPFRLGRQLDNDLPIPFTSISGRHLSIDLQGEQILVTDLGSTNGTFIGTHRLSSHHPTAVAQHHPLRIGDLTLNMHLVDASNEPYTTAQSATSLHQQVHHALDESDASELQAFFEILSGPGSGRRFALGGEARITLGGSREASICLPDASLPDQVATVHTEASRYILTPLGTAELLLDQQPVQSPTPVASGARLQIGSCELLLYDPLEALVAPRNLPSPASRPTVNLSEEQTAPPPTTDSPAPETSPPPPEPDAAPARASTERKPTALSLSAPARPRLGLEHLLLAGGLVLFAATGALLWAFL; encoded by the coding sequence ATGCGCCGTCTCCACATCTCGATTCAAACCTCTGATGGCAAGCGCGCTCGCCAAGCCATCGCCGATCATTTTCCCTTCCGGCTGGGCCGTCAGCTCGATAACGACCTCCCCATCCCATTTACCAGCATCTCCGGCCGCCACTTAAGCATCGACCTGCAGGGCGAACAGATCCTGGTCACCGATCTGGGGAGCACCAACGGCACCTTCATTGGCACCCATCGGCTCAGCTCACATCATCCCACCGCCGTCGCCCAGCATCACCCCCTGCGCATCGGCGACCTGACGCTGAACATGCACCTGGTCGACGCCTCCAACGAGCCTTATACCACGGCGCAATCCGCCACCTCACTGCATCAGCAGGTCCATCACGCCCTCGATGAGAGCGACGCCTCGGAGCTGCAGGCCTTCTTCGAAATTCTGAGCGGTCCGGGCAGCGGACGGCGCTTTGCTCTGGGCGGCGAGGCCCGCATCACGCTGGGAGGAAGCCGCGAGGCGTCCATCTGTCTGCCGGACGCCTCGCTCCCGGACCAGGTGGCCACCGTGCACACCGAGGCCTCCCGATACATCCTCACCCCGCTGGGCACCGCCGAGCTTCTCCTGGACCAGCAGCCCGTGCAGAGCCCGACCCCGGTTGCCAGTGGGGCCCGTCTGCAAATCGGCAGCTGTGAACTCCTGCTCTACGATCCTCTCGAAGCTCTGGTGGCTCCCCGCAACCTTCCCAGCCCTGCCTCTCGCCCCACCGTAAACCTCTCCGAGGAGCAGACAGCTCCCCCTCCGACCACGGATTCACCCGCTCCAGAGACTTCCCCGCCTCCCCCGGAGCCCGACGCCGCCCCGGCTCGGGCGAGCACCGAGCGCAAACCCACCGCGCTCTCACTGAGCGCTCCGGCCCGGCCACGGTTAGGCCTGGAGCACCTTCTTTTAGCCGGCGGCCTGGTGCTTTTTGCTGCAACTGGCGCCCTGCTATGGGCCTTTCTCTAG
- a CDS encoding DUF444 family protein — protein sequence MTELNKIKQDHRRFKQIVRGKIKRNLRKYMSQGEITGRQGKDIVKVPLPRIDIPRFRFSQKQQGGVGQGEGQPGDSLGQGEESPGQAGPAGNQEGEHGVEVDVSLEELAEIMGEELELPNIEPRGVKRLETVKDKYSGIRTTGPESLRHFKRTYKSALQRMIASGEYNPDNPIIVPTKEDMRYRSWKQTSLPESNALILYMMDVSGSMGDEQKEIVRIESFWIDTWLRSQYEGIESRYIIHDATAKEVDRETFFRTRESGGTMISSAYKLALQILEEEYAIDEWNVYLFHFSDGDNWSVDDTGDCMKLMQEGLLPKANLFCYGQVESPYGSGQFIKDINEHFGDHERVTVSEIKNRDGIYDSIKEFLGRGL from the coding sequence ATGACGGAATTGAACAAGATCAAGCAGGATCATCGCCGTTTTAAGCAGATCGTACGCGGCAAGATCAAACGCAACCTGCGCAAGTACATGAGTCAGGGTGAGATCACCGGCCGCCAGGGCAAAGACATTGTGAAGGTCCCGCTGCCCCGGATCGATATTCCGCGCTTTCGATTCAGCCAGAAGCAGCAGGGCGGGGTGGGGCAGGGCGAGGGGCAGCCCGGGGATAGCCTGGGGCAGGGCGAGGAGTCACCCGGGCAGGCCGGTCCGGCGGGCAACCAGGAGGGCGAGCACGGCGTGGAGGTCGATGTCTCGCTGGAAGAGCTCGCGGAAATCATGGGCGAGGAACTGGAGCTTCCCAATATTGAGCCCCGGGGAGTGAAGCGGCTGGAGACGGTGAAGGATAAGTACTCGGGCATTCGCACCACCGGCCCGGAGAGCCTGCGGCACTTTAAGCGTACCTATAAGTCGGCGCTTCAGCGGATGATCGCCAGCGGAGAGTACAACCCGGACAACCCGATCATCGTCCCGACCAAAGAGGATATGCGCTACCGCTCCTGGAAGCAGACCTCGCTCCCGGAATCCAACGCATTGATCCTGTATATGATGGATGTCTCCGGCTCGATGGGCGATGAGCAGAAGGAGATCGTACGCATCGAGTCGTTCTGGATCGATACGTGGCTACGCAGTCAGTATGAGGGCATTGAGAGCCGGTACATCATCCACGATGCCACGGCCAAAGAGGTGGACCGGGAGACGTTTTTCCGCACCCGGGAGTCGGGGGGGACGATGATCTCGAGTGCTTATAAGCTGGCGTTGCAGATTCTGGAGGAGGAGTACGCGATCGATGAGTGGAACGTGTACCTCTTTCATTTCTCCGACGGCGATAACTGGTCGGTGGATGATACCGGTGACTGCATGAAGTTGATGCAAGAGGGCTTGCTGCCCAAGGCCAATCTCTTCTGCTACGGGCAGGTAGAATCGCCCTACGGCTCGGGACAGTTCATTAAAGATATCAACGAGCACTTCGGAGATCATGAACGGGTGACGGTCTCGGAGATCAAGAACCGCGACGGGATTTACGATTCGATCAAAGAGTTTTTGGGGCGGGGCCTGTAA